A stretch of the Oncorhynchus mykiss isolate Arlee chromosome 23, USDA_OmykA_1.1, whole genome shotgun sequence genome encodes the following:
- the LOC110502880 gene encoding cdc42 effector protein 1 encodes MNLGKIPGLKGLVAGSQGKRRFKGDLTLDMISPPLGDFQHTMHVGRGGDVFGDTSFLSNHGGATNRNGDADSVTSPDNKIGAFFSRTLRRVRKTPERPRGGSKDLSPPPPPISPIIKNAVSLPRLDVDSPNGCPAKNLFPASPTSLEETTYGYGLESGFATLPRLSRSAERQSQQGGSISCTPNAHGCSLTDVSALLKSSAYPTLTSDPGHMTQYESLTSMASFTFDLGPSLMSEVFGLIDSPNGHLEPSHAWVADEPSCSAFGFVTNEGSEMDSEMNATTASLVDSLLREDCSSRKSPYGMEWEEEEEEARRMEMNGGGQHLKGAVPDLVMGSPSRQRPAMESEMFQGATDVLGVLYRVGGTLKGQQRMDLEGEVTMGQTMKKTPYICITPDEEEEIKV; translated from the exons ATGAACCTGGGGAAGATCCCTGGGCTGAAGGGCCTGGTGGCCGGCTCTCAGGGGAAACGTCGTTTCAAAGGGGACCTCACCCTGGACATGATCAGTCCGCCGCTGGGGGACTTCCAACATACCATGCACGTGGGCCGCGGAGGGGACGTGTTCGGGGACACCTCGTTCCTCAGCAACCATGGGGGGGCCACCAACAGAAACGGGGATGCTGATTCTGTCACAAGCCCTGACAACAAGATTGGGGCGTTCTTCTCTCGGACCCTCCGGCGTGTTCGGAAGACACCAGAGCGTCCCAGGGGAGGATCCAAGGACCTGTCCCCGCCACCCCCTCCCATATCCCCCATTATCAAGAATGCAGTGTCCCTCCCCCGACTGGATGTGGACTCACCAAACGGGTGCCCTGCTAAAAACCTCTTCCCAGCCTCTCCTACCTCCCTGGAGGAGACCACTTATGGTTATG gtTTGGAGTCAGGTTTCGCCACTCTGCCCCGCCTCTCCCGTTCAGCAGAGCGTCAGTCGCAACAGGGAGGATCTATTTCCTGTACCCCCAATGCCCACGGCTGCTCGCTCACCGATGTCTCCGCCCTCCTGAAGTCCTCCGCATACCCCACCCTGACTTCTGACCCCGGTCACATGACCCAGTATGAGTCCCTGACCTCAATGGCCTCCTTCACCTTTGACCTGGGGCCCTCCCTCATGAGCGAGGTGTTCGGTTTGATTGACAGCCCTAACGGCCACCTAGAGCCCAGCCATGCCTGGGTGGCAGATGAGCCAAGCTGCTCTGCATTTGGGTTTGTGACCAATGAAGGCTCGGAGATGGACTCGGAGATGAATGCCACCACTGCCTCATTGGTGGATTCTCTGCTTCGAGAAGACTGTAGCAGCAGGAAGAGTCCATATGGGATGGagtgggaagaggaggaagaggaggctaggAGAATGGAGATGAATGGAGGTGGGCAGCATCTTAAAGGGGCGGTGCCTGATTTAGTGATGGGCTCCCCGTCTAGACAGAGGCCTGCTATGGAGAGTGAGATGTTCCAGGGTGCCACTGATGTGCTGGGGGTGCTCTACAGAGTTGGAGGGACCCTGAAGGGGCAGCAGAGGATGGATCTGGAGGGA